One genomic segment of Pseudomonadota bacterium includes these proteins:
- a CDS encoding ShlB/FhaC/HecB family hemolysin secretion/activation protein, translated as MCTRLASHYLRRQFCLVIAAVLLCPGYLVAQTAPDAGSVLQQIEQQQRKPLPQQAAPMFVPPAPMQSLGGATVTVTEFRFAGNTLLASPQLALSVAKFVGRPIGFSELQDAAVAVADAYRQAGWVVRAYLPKQEITDGSVTIQIIEATFGAVHVEGGGTRVSAARLTNIITTAQTAGAPLNVRALDRGLLLINDLPGVLATGRLAPGRYQAESDLVIALEDGPAVSGNVTVDDAGSRFTGEERLIAAASLNGPLHIGDRADGLLLHSEGSDYQRVGYSLPVGSRGIRVGANASHLTYDIVTSDFTALDAHGTSDTVGLEASYPLLRSRLKNVYLGLNADDKQFDNSSAGITTTKYSAQTATLGLYANSFDSWLGGGSNTASLALVRGRIDLGGSPNESIDALTTRTAGSFNKVRYSLSRLQVLTDRFSMYANLSGQTASKNLDSSEKFYLGGPAGVRAYPQDEGSGSEGMLLNLEVRARLPANFGMTAFVDAGRVRINKDNDILGGVADNTADLKGGGLSASWTASFGLTLQATVSRRIGRNPNPTSTGEDQDGSLTMNRFWLQASMPF; from the coding sequence ATGTGCACGCGCCTCGCCTCGCATTACCTGCGCCGACAATTCTGTTTGGTCATCGCAGCCGTGTTGCTGTGTCCTGGCTATCTAGTCGCGCAAACTGCGCCGGATGCCGGCTCGGTGCTGCAGCAGATAGAGCAGCAGCAACGTAAACCGCTGCCACAGCAAGCCGCGCCGATGTTCGTGCCGCCGGCGCCGATGCAATCGCTCGGCGGCGCTACGGTCACGGTCACCGAATTCCGCTTCGCGGGCAACACGCTGCTGGCGAGCCCGCAGCTCGCGCTTTCCGTCGCGAAGTTCGTCGGTCGTCCGATCGGCTTTTCGGAATTGCAGGACGCCGCCGTCGCGGTGGCCGACGCATACCGGCAGGCGGGCTGGGTAGTGCGCGCCTATCTGCCCAAGCAGGAGATTACCGACGGGTCGGTCACGATCCAGATCATCGAGGCGACCTTCGGCGCGGTGCACGTGGAAGGCGGAGGAACGCGCGTCTCCGCCGCGCGCCTGACGAACATCATCACGACCGCGCAGACCGCGGGGGCGCCGCTCAACGTGCGCGCACTCGATCGCGGACTGTTGCTGATCAACGATCTGCCCGGCGTGCTTGCGACCGGCCGCCTGGCCCCGGGCCGATATCAAGCGGAATCCGACCTCGTGATCGCGCTCGAAGACGGTCCGGCCGTGAGCGGCAATGTGACCGTCGACGATGCCGGCTCGCGTTTCACCGGCGAGGAACGCCTCATCGCGGCGGCCAGCCTGAATGGTCCGCTGCACATTGGCGATCGGGCCGACGGCCTGTTGCTCCATAGCGAGGGCAGCGATTACCAGCGTGTCGGATATTCGCTGCCGGTCGGCAGCCGCGGCATCCGCGTCGGCGCCAATGCCTCGCATCTCACCTACGACATCGTCACGAGCGACTTCACAGCGCTCGACGCGCACGGAACTTCGGACACCGTCGGCCTCGAGGCCAGCTATCCACTGTTGCGATCGCGGCTCAAGAACGTCTATCTCGGATTGAACGCCGACGACAAGCAATTCGACAACTCTTCGGCCGGCATCACGACGACCAAGTACTCGGCACAGACGGCGACGCTCGGCCTGTATGCCAATTCGTTCGACTCGTGGCTGGGCGGCGGTTCGAACACCGCGAGCCTTGCACTGGTACGCGGTCGCATCGATCTCGGCGGTTCACCCAACGAATCGATCGACGCGTTGACCACGCGCACCGCCGGCAGCTTCAACAAGGTGCGTTACTCCCTGTCGCGCCTGCAGGTGCTGACCGATCGCTTTTCGATGTACGCCAATCTTTCCGGCCAGACCGCCTCGAAGAATCTCGACTCCTCGGAGAAGTTCTATCTAGGCGGTCCCGCCGGCGTGCGTGCCTATCCACAGGACGAGGGCAGCGGTTCCGAGGGAATGCTGCTGAATCTCGAAGTGCGCGCGCGCCTGCCCGCGAACTTCGGCATGACAGCCTTCGTCGACGCAGGCCGGGTCCGCATCAACAAGGACAACGACATCCTCGGAGGGGTCGCCGACAACACGGCCGATCTCAAGGGCGGGGGACTGAGCGCCAGCTGGACGGCGAGTTTTGGCCTGACTCTGCAGGCCACGGTTTCGCGGCGCATCGGCCGCAATCCGAATCCGACGAGCACCGGCGAAGACCAGGACGGCTCGCTCACGATGAACCGGTTCTGGCTGCAAGCCAGCATGCCTTTCTAA